The genome window AGATATCATTGCGGAGGGTGAGAGGTGCACAGTGCACCTTCGTAGAAAGCGAGGGTTCTTCGGCCTCTTTCAAACAGTGGCAGCTTGTGGTTTTCCTGACTCACCCTGCACCCTGCCATGAGACAATATTAGCAGAGATGATGGGGGAGTTGGGGCGAGGGTCCCTGTGGCTTTGCCAGGTGTCTGGTTGTGGTTTCCCATTTTGATAAGCGCTGGCGCCTCTGCCCTCCTCGGAAAAAGTTGGGCCTTTTGGAAATGCCAGTGCGGGGCTGAGGGCAGATGGCGCCCATTCCGGGCTCACCTCAATGAATCACGTGGGGGCATGTGCTTCTTATCAGCACCCATGCACCTGCGTAGGCAACACAAAAGACGAGCGATGATGTGTTACTGAGGTGGTCGTTGGGTTGGTGGAAAACAAATGCAAGGACGTGGAGGGAGGAAGTGGTGTGAAGACTACATTTTATCCAACTTCGTAGTTCAAGGGGTGACATGACTTTGACTATATCTCGTTTTGAATTGGAATTGTCCATTCCACTTGGAGGTTAGTAAAGATGCTTCACGAtaagtgattggctggccaactgCCACCACTAGCCGAGTGTGTGCTTGAAGGAGCAAGTCAAATTCAATCATTGTTTAATTAGTTGTTTTGACTACAAACAGTGTTTTTGTATATCAGCCCGTTTAGAATAACTGAAGACAAACAACTACCATTCGttttacggtactcggacgtttcgtcgaaagacgtttggtccccagacgtttggtccccggacgtttggtcgaccggacgtttggtcgaccggacgtttggtagaacggacgtttggtcgccgggttgttactgttgaaaccagctctcatatctctaatatcaaaatatcaacagtatactctgtcataatttgacagcgagcgaacccggcgaccaaacgtccgttctaccaaacgtccgttctaccaaacgtccattctaccaaaagtccggtcgaccaaacgtccggtcgaccaaacgtccggtcgaccaaacgtccagggaccaaacgtctttcgaccaaacatccgctCACGCGTTTTATGAACCGCGTTTCCTTATGAGGTAAGTGAATCTGAATTTGGGCTGCgaattattcattctttttgtgCATTATTTCCATAAAAGCACGAGGATATATTTAAGCACGTGTATTTTCTGTAATTGCGTCAACCATTGAGAACCGATAAGCCTACTGGAGCCAGACGGCAGACACTTAAAAGATGTCTGCAGTGATAACGGGAGAGTTTTGGATAATCAACCTCGCTCCCAGAATGAAACCCTCGCTGTATCCTTATTGTGTTACGCGTTGGAGGATCTTTGGGACTGCATGagttttttatcatttctttaTTCAAGAGAGGCTGCAGACAAATTGATCCGGTCTGCCCGGGATGCCGGTAAAGCTTAAGTTGAGTTCGGATCTGTGAGATTTTATCAGAGCGGCATTTGTCGAGCACTGACCCATACAGACACAGCATTCTCGTGGTTCTAAGCTATGGCATTAAATGGCCTGTAGGGCCTATAGCGTGCTACAGTTTAGTTAGTCAAAGCAACACAGTGGGGCAAAGAGACGTTTAAGTCcagtactgcaaaaaaataagtggttttaaaatatatttgaatttgaCTGCTCATTGACTGCTGTTGAGaaggagggatggcagcgattGTTCCATCGAAGTGTAACAAAATGTAGATTGCATTggagcttcttgtgcgggcctcaaaaataacattttcatgaTTTGTTGAGGGCCAATTAAAACTGGGATGGATTTTGGACACCTCTGCTCTAATGTAAACCCCCATATTGAGATAGCAAATTGGGATATGTGAATGTTTTCCGAGTGTCATCTTAAGTTTGAAGTAGAtcaaatattgaaataaatctTCCATGGCACTGCTCTGTGTAAGCGTGGCATTGAAATACTCCAGAATGGATGTTAAAGCTAATAGACCGCCTTTTGTCAAAGAGCACCAATTGTCGACTGTGGAAGGACAATATCATCTAGTATTTGCGAGTGTGCGGTGCCCCTCACCCATCCCTCCTGCCTGTGTTTTTGAACTCGCGGATGAAGCCATCTGCCCTTCTCTCTGGAGAAACAGAGCTCCCTCacctctctgtctctccttcATTTTCTACTCCCGCTGTAATGGGAAAATCGCTCTGTATTTCCGCTCTAGTTGGGATTGGTAGTGTTGATAAGCACTGTAAACACAATTAGAAGTAAGAGTTTCTTCAAGAGGCTATGCCATCATTGGTGAATGACCTGTGGGACATACCGTTCCACCAAACTGCTTCCCTTGGAACGCGAGTATAAATACAAATTGTAGAAGTCGCGTTGCAGTTGGGTGGGTGCTTCGTGTAACTGTAACCTGTTTGTTCCTTTAAGAATACCATCAGCCTCGATCTAAATCTTTCCTAAACTTTAACAACACATGAGCATGACGATATGTTCTGCGTGTCACAACAAAACCTGGCGCGTTAATATGAATTGTTCCTACCTCCTCACATTTGCTCCACCGATCTGGCACAGCATGCTGTGTTAGTTATTGTACATGTTTAGTGGACTGCTAACAGGAAAATGAGGTGATGAAAAACTCGAGTGTATTATTATTTAGCATACTTCAATCATGGCTCTCTACCTGTGATTGGCATGATGAGGAAAATAGCCTGCTGTGCTGCAGCCCCTCAGCTAATTACTCTCAAACGGTCTAATATGACTCGTAGGTAAGCCAGGCACTCTGCCCGTAAGCAGACACAAATACGAAGGTGTGGAGGGGGACTAAGTGTATTGTTTATGAGTTTAGTGAAGTGGACCATCACAGAAATTCACGCAGGGGCCAAATAAGTGATGGAAGGAACGATTAAACGAGAGCAAAAAGAGGGAAGGGTAGGGAAGGAGGCAAAGGCAGCATTCTTGAGATTCAGTTACACTTTTAGGAATGGCACACTCATTTTTAACTGGTAGGTCGTCAAAGAAGAATAACAACAAGCCGGCTGAAGGGAAATaggtttttgactttttttgttatcCTTGTGCGATGTTAAATCAAGATTTTCAtggcaaatattttttgagtatactgcaatttaatttttaattttaaataacagACGATTTTAAGTTCAAACACCCATCCCCCCGGTCCTCCAATTTAGCAGTACTTTCTCTTGAGCCCGGATAAAATCTGTTGGCACCCTAGTGCCAGGTGAATCAgtaatgttcttttcagagcaCAGTGCTAATAGGCTATAAACGAGCCCATATGGTTGAATTTGCTGTTCAGGGAGGTAGCAGGGTAGCACTTCCCTAATAAGTAAGCTCCCCAAGCCGAAGACCACCATAGAGGAACTCATAACATGAAACCTAAACTACACCTCCACTGCAATGTGTTCCAAAGTCTTCCCTTATTAGGGGCTTattaaaagaaagaacaaaagaaaaaaaacattcggcCCCCGGGGACTTAAGGAGTTGACAATGTTACCACACTCTCTTGCGAACCTCCAACTTTTAGTGGGATTTTTAGCAGCCTTGAACAAGCGTTCCAGCTGTTTTTCCAGCCATTACATTAGTGAAGGTATGCACACAGGAAATAGAGAccaattattgtattttaactCCAGCCACGTGACATGACACTTTGCTAATCAAAGACATGGCTTATTAAGAGTGCAAGTGATAATAAGCAAAGTTCAGGGTGTCTTGCTTCACACAAAGACACTAACTTTCTTTCTATACTATTTACAAAGTAAGGGGATTAGGATGCatgaaataaaaagcaaaatgcTCTTTTGCTGTATTGTATCATAGTTATTATGTGtctattatttatctattatatTCTTTGAGGCAGGAAATttgagctattaaaaaaatcaattacagTGCAGATTGGATGTTAATGCACATCTGCAGTTTGGGGCAATTTTATTCCCCAAACTTTCTACTCTATCGGAAAGTTTATTCCTAAGGTCACAAACTCATAACatttgttcagtttttattcaaataGAGGTACATTTGATTGGTTCCACACTGTGGGGTCCAGACCTGTTGGCACCACTTTTCTACCATTTAGAGTCAGTTCAATCGCAACGCATTTTGTTTGCACAGCTTGCTTTCCAACACCGGTaccaatacaatacaatacaatacattATCCACATGCAAAATAAACTATCCGAAATGCCTCTCCATCAAAATTGGAGCCTAGCATTGCTTGGAATTGGACTTCCGATAAGATGTTATTTCACACAGAGGCATAATTAAACGAGTCCAGTTTACAATGCCTCTAATTAGATGTCATCTTAATCACAACGGTACACAATTTCTCTTTCAGTCAATTCTTTCATATATATgtaatttcaaaacaaataagATGGAGTGGAAGACAAGATCCCCCCCACCGTCTCTGAGAGAGTGACAGGTGGCAAAGTGCTTAGAGAAAGTAATTTCATACCCATTCAGTTTTATAACAGGCATTATCTGTAACtccttattttccattttcagtttgtttgcTGCTAAGCACACCTTTCTGAAGTTTCCTcttgcacattccaaagaccAGTGAGCATGTCTGATGTCTTTAAGTGCCACAGCTGTGTGTCTGGTGTGGCGGCAAACCCTGTAACTTCTCATGTTTGAAAACGGCTATCGATTGTCACCAAAATGTACTGTCATTACTTATACCCTTTTTTCAACCTCTGAGGATATCACAAAAATAAGCCTCTCCACACATTCACTGTATCGTTGTGCTTGGTAACGCTATGCATAAAGTACAATCCTGGATATTCACAATTTTTGAAGTAGGAAGAAATATGTGtgcaaatgatgattttatgtgtgtctgtgtctgtatgcTAGGGTGCCCCAGAATGAACCCAGGACTTTCCATTTttcgcaacaacaacaaaaaaacgcgaACATAAAATGGGgtcatactgtcatttttttttgtgctagTATTCCACCATTTTTGCAGATTTTATGCTTTTACGCACAAACCACGAAAAGTGGGGCAatactgaaaaaatatttttgtcagtaTAACACTgttttgcattaaaatgaatttatttcttGGAATTTTTGATGAATCTTTTGAAAATTATACTGTATGTAGCCTAACATTTACGAGACAGTAAAAAGAGCTAAATTCTTAAGATGACAACAGAATGTTTAGTTGCATTCAGTATTAAATTTGGATCCAGatagctttttaaaaagctgTGGTAATATACcagatacaaaaaaacaaacactttcaATAAAAAGATATTAGTTTCTGGGATCTGACATATTTTTTTGATAAAAGCATTTcagaaatatggaaaaaaatacaaatgtttccTTTCTCTTCTCCGCCATTGCATTAAACATTGCTATAACAATTGTACTCATCTTCAATACCTCAGTATCCGCAGATATTGCTCGATATCTCAAAAGCTTGAAGCAGCGGGTATGTAAGAGCCTGGCATGAATCGATAAACACCGTCAAACACCTGGGGGGGTCCCCCAATTTTCCCACAAACCACTCCACCCCCTAGGCAGAGGGAAACAATGGCGAGGCATCAATACCTGCAATTGGGAGAAGGTGGAACAGCAGAGACGGCGAGCACAATCACACAAGTGGGTCAGCTCTCCACTAGACACTAAATGGGTGCGCAATTGTTTGCATCAATTGAGACCAGTGGGAGATAGAGGACACGATGGGGAAGGGGTGCCATTAGGAGTGCATTGGCATACACGGTGGGTGATTGGGAGGAGAATGGGCTATGGAGGTTTTTACAGCAAGAAGAAACGGGGGGTATAGGTGTTTTCAATTACCCGCAAATTCAAAGCAATTTCCTCCTCTTTCTGACCACACCGCCAACAGAGAGGCTGATGGGAGGCTTGAACAAAGAGGCATGGAGATCGCGATTGTTTGACTGTGGGTTAGTGGGGAGGACCGGGAGGGGGTCACTTTTCATCCATCTGCCTTGTTCAACCTTTCCCTGTCACCTTGCAGCTTGGAGtccactttttttctcaatggtTGCAAAAATGCACCTCCATTTCAGCAAACTACTCCATGAGTGTGAGATGGGATGTTACACAAGTCAGACACACGTGCAGAATGCTTAGTGATTTGAAGTTACCAAGAAATGTATGAATCAGGTGTATTGATACACATATGTAAATTGAGTTCATTTACACATTTGGCGAGTACAGTAAATATTTGAGGAATTATTTAAGGCTGTATGCAAAGTTAAAGCAAGCGTGTAAAGTGTTTTCTTTGCAAATTATCGTCAGAGAAGCAGACAAGGAGATAACGTGTTTCCTCTCAAACTTGCACCTTCCATTCCACGGCAGCAATCTACACATCAGAAACCTTTCTGCTGACGAAAGGGAAGTCACCTCCTCCTCGATCTTGCACATGTTGCAACATGAAAATATGAGCGGACTGATAGGCGCCACTATCAACCATGTTACTTCCTTTGTTCCCCAAACATGGACGAGGTACACCATACGCGACGGCTATTGGTACAAGTGGTCAGTTTCCATACAAAAGTCAAAACTTTTCAAAACCCACTATATTCACATCAAGTGTCATTTGAGGAATCTATATCCCTAAACAGGAATGTATTGAGCCTTAAATCACAAAATTGATGCTTCTCAGTTATCTCTAATTTCCGAATATCAAACTCCAGTCTCGACTTCTTTGCTGCTGCAGTAAATAGAATTTATCTAAACATGTGCAATTTCCTATAAGGTAAATACAGAAGACCCTCATTCTCCTCCATCAGAGTGGTTTGCCCGTGTGTCGCTCTATGACTTATACATCCAAATAAAACAGAGTTCTTCCGTCTAATATTCAGCTATCTTTACCTTCTCAGGTCTTTCTTAGCACACTGATGTACTTTCATAAACTGTTTCCACAAAATTGTAAGCATTTCCGACATATGGATAGGCAAAGATGAATGAGCTTTTGccatcattttatgtggaaaATGTTCTTATCATAATATTAAAATCACATGCAAAAGTAAGTGCTTCATTTTAGAAACACATCATatgtgtttaagaaaaaaaaaagttgaggtAAAGCTCTGTAAATTAAAATTACTAAGTCACATATGCAagactgtgtgtgtttgtgtagggGGGAAGCGGGCAGGCAGGAGATGGGGAGGGGCTCCTTTCTGGATGGTTAGTCTTATcttcatgcacactcacaatgTATGCTGCACCAGATGGCCGCAGAACACATAGCCGCTAATAGCACCACTTGATCATGTCCGGGTTGTGCTATAAATCAGTATATTAACAATGAACACATGTCATACATACAGTTTGATTGATCCCCGTGTGACACATAATGCAATTTCACCAAAAGAGAGGAAGCACTCAAGAGGACCTTGTGGATTTATCCGTGCGTGCCTGATTGATGGCCAAGAAGGGAAATCTCACAGGCATTATTCCCAATTTATGACAGCTTTCATGTTTGGAAGTACGTCTTGTTTGTTTATAAAGAGATCAAATTGCAGCTGTCCGTAAGAATATTTGATTTGCGAggtaaatgttttcatttttagcatCTATAAGTTTTTATTGCCCCATAGCAAATGGTGGaaacataattaattatgtGTTCAGTGTTCACCAATATAAAGGGCAGTGTTGTCTTGTGTGCAGAACCAACCTGGAGGtaacaaaaagtgttttttgttaACACCATAAGGTGTCTGGCATGAACAAACAAACTAAGTTTGAATGATGGTTTAACAAATTTAAGTCTGAATGTTCCAGATTGAGCCAAACCTAAGTTTGTTTTCATATAAAAATGGTAAAAATGACCATTGAccacaattttaaaacaaatattcattGAGTTTTGCCCAAAACTTTGTTCTAGTTTTTACTATTAATCTACTGAAAATATGAGTTTGACTGCCCCAAACTAAGTAAATAAAGGGAAAAATGTCTGCTCATAGTACGTCTGCGTGTGAGAATAAAGACGTGAAACATTTTGGACATGACATTTGAGATGCATGTCGGGAAGAGCTCTATATTTAGCAATCAGAGACACTGGATGACTGGACTTAgctacaacacaaacacacacaaactcgaCACTGGACTGTAGTTTCACCTGTTGGatgaatcttttttttggtgTACTTTACCCCACTCATAGGAGAAGGTGAGTTTTAAGTCTTCCCTAAGAAGACATGACTGTTCAAAAGGTACTTGAAGAACGTCCGCAGTGTGAGAAGTAAAGCAAAATTCCAAGGAAACTACCGTATGTGCCAGGCAGGGGTACCAGAGGCCAGAACGGGTCTGAACAATTCTGACCCTCTTGTGAGAGAGGCCTTCCTGATGGCGCACGATTACATAGACTATGTGATCGCTAGCACAATGGGTCCAGCGCCGACTGACAGTGCCGCGGCACTCCGTTACGCTGGAGACGTTCTTCTTTCTCGGTTCCCCATCTTCTTCAGGCGCTGGCCACGTGTCTTCAAGGATGTGACGGAGAATACAGCTTGTCCAACACTTGTGAGGATCCTGGATGATCACTTCTTTCCTAGCGTCCCAAGGGGGCGACGACGGGAACTGGCATGGAGCGCAGTATTGTCGGTTTATATTCTAGCTGGCCAGATGGCTGTGCATTGCCACGAGAATGGGATGTCGGGAGTGATGCCTCAGCTGAAGGAGTGCGTGGGTGCTTATGTGGAGAGAGTCATCTGCCCTGATATCACAGATAATGGAGGATGGGTATGTATTTATAATGTGGAAATATTCTCTGTGGAccatttttggaatttgggaaaTTCCTGGATTTGTGGCCAGGCTCAGATGAAGCAAAGCATGTCATAGTTTGTCTGGTATTTTATGTTAAGCAGACTCTTTCCATTCATTATGATTACTTTCAACATTTATGTTCCTGCCCTCAAATGAACAAGACTGCACAATACTGCTTGAAATTTCCAAATTTTGTGATACACCTTCCATTAAATGTAAACGTTTACATTTCCAAACCATACAGACTGTTTCAAATCAATTGTTAGATACAGTAAAGACAACAAATAGCAAAAACATGTGTCACAAGCCAAATTACTGTTTATAGATGTAATCGGGGAGAGCGACATTGGTGGTGTATCTCAAAAGAAAATTCCAGTATGTTAATCATATCAATGTTAAACCAgctaataggaaaaaaaaccttaatgaCTCAAAGTACATTGCTATTTTTGTTTACCATTTTGTCAGAGTAACTGCATGACCTTTAAAATTTCAAGTGTTTTAAAAGGTGCAATCTAAAAAGCCACATTATTATGAAATCTAGATAATTTAGTAGGAAGTATGTTATTATCCGAATTTAAATGTCTTAATGGTAcatttttgttattcatttgccagGAAGGTTTTGTATCACGCTTTGGAGAGAAAAAGACCCTGGAGGCTCAGGTGAAAGAAGTGTGCTGCTGGACTTTGCTGGGTTTAACCTCAAGCGTCCTCATTTACTTCTTGTGGAGAAAAGTTTTTGCCAACATTGCCATCTAGTGACCATAGCCAGCGATTTTAGGTATAAGTATTTGTTGTCAATGTACTTGGCGTCTAAAATTATCACtatattcatacctgtcaacttctgccgataactgccctataaatgattatgattccccttacaaacccccaaaaaaccttacaaacaccgtacagtgtttgtaaggttttttggggggttgtaaggggaatcataatcatttataagggcagttatcggcggaggttgacaggtatgctatattTCAAGTTTATTTGCTGCACGAAATGTATATAATgcaggtagatttttttttattattgcctATGACTATCTGCCAATCACCCAAGAAGCACGctttacaaaatatttcattgaGGTTTTATTCGGGAAAACACCATCACAATTACAAATCCGttgcaaaaaaatctgaatgttcaagcaaaacatgaacatttttttat of Stigmatopora argus isolate UIUO_Sarg chromosome 5, RoL_Sarg_1.0, whole genome shotgun sequence contains these proteins:
- the bcl2l16 gene encoding BCL2 like 16, giving the protein MCQAGVPEARTGLNNSDPLVREAFLMAHDYIDYVIASTMGPAPTDSAAALRYAGDVLLSRFPIFFRRWPRVFKDVTENTACPTLVRILDDHFFPSVPRGRRRELAWSAVLSVYILAGQMAVHCHENGMSGVMPQLKECVGAYVERVICPDITDNGGWEGFVSRFGEKKTLEAQVKEVCCWTLLGLTSSVLIYFLWRKVFANIAI